A single region of the Anaerostipes rhamnosivorans genome encodes:
- the preA gene encoding NAD-dependent dihydropyrimidine dehydrogenase subunit PreA has product MSIKKDLSIDFLGVKCENPFFLSSSPVGSNYEMCAKALEAGWAGVYYKTIGIFIPNECSPRFDITSKEGTPWTGFKNMEMISDKPLEDNLEYMRRLKQDYPTKVIVASIMGSNEEEWEILAKKVTEAGVDMIECNFSCPQMTSSAMGSDVGQNPDLVRRYCEVVSGATHLPVIAKMTPNIGNMEIPAIAAMEGGAKGIAAINTVKAITNIDVENMTAMPVVNGKSSISGYSGAAVKPIALRFITQMKQHPELKDVPITGIGGIETWKDALDFILVGSSNLQVTTSVMQYGYRIVEDMISGLSHFMEDHGIDKLSDLVGVALPNIVPADDIDRTFILYPEFNKDKCVGCGRCYVSCFDGGHQAITWDEEERKPVLNEDKCVGCHLCLNVCPVMDCITPGKVEMKPGVEEHEVKMKTKYE; this is encoded by the coding sequence ATGTCCATTAAGAAAGATTTATCTATTGATTTTTTAGGAGTCAAATGTGAAAACCCGTTCTTCCTCTCATCCTCTCCGGTAGGAAGCAACTATGAGATGTGTGCCAAAGCTCTGGAAGCAGGTTGGGCAGGAGTTTATTATAAAACCATTGGTATTTTCATTCCGAATGAATGCTCCCCTCGTTTTGATATCACTTCAAAGGAAGGGACCCCTTGGACCGGATTTAAGAACATGGAAATGATCTCAGATAAACCTCTGGAAGATAACCTTGAATATATGAGAAGGCTGAAACAGGATTATCCGACCAAAGTCATTGTTGCCAGTATCATGGGAAGCAACGAAGAGGAATGGGAGATTCTTGCGAAAAAAGTAACAGAGGCTGGAGTTGACATGATCGAGTGTAACTTCTCTTGTCCGCAGATGACATCCTCTGCCATGGGATCTGACGTAGGACAGAATCCGGACTTGGTGCGCAGATACTGTGAAGTTGTCTCAGGCGCTACACATCTTCCAGTGATCGCTAAAATGACTCCAAATATCGGAAACATGGAGATTCCTGCTATCGCTGCAATGGAAGGCGGGGCGAAGGGAATCGCTGCTATCAACACGGTCAAAGCCATCACAAATATTGATGTAGAAAATATGACAGCAATGCCGGTTGTAAATGGTAAATCCTCCATCTCAGGTTACTCAGGAGCCGCTGTAAAACCAATCGCTCTGCGTTTTATCACACAGATGAAACAGCATCCGGAATTAAAAGATGTGCCGATCACAGGAATTGGCGGTATCGAGACATGGAAGGACGCATTAGACTTTATCCTCGTAGGATCTTCCAACCTTCAGGTGACAACCTCTGTTATGCAGTATGGATACCGCATCGTGGAAGACATGATCAGCGGACTGTCTCATTTCATGGAAGACCATGGAATTGACAAACTGTCTGATCTGGTAGGAGTGGCACTTCCGAACATCGTGCCGGCAGATGATATCGACCGTACCTTTATCCTCTATCCTGAATTCAATAAGGATAAATGTGTGGGATGCGGCAGATGCTATGTATCCTGCTTTGACGGCGGACACCAGGCCATCACATGGGATGAAGAAGAGAGAAAACCAGTTCTCAATGAAGACAAATGCGTTGGGTGCCATCTGTGCCTGAATGTCTGTCCGGTGATGGACTGCATTACCCCTGGCAAGGTTGAAATGAAACCGGGAGTAGAAGAGCATGAAGTAAAAATGAAAACCAAGTATGAGTAA
- a CDS encoding FAD-dependent oxidoreductase, with product MSKITKKEYGEEMEKGFNLRTAMEEASRCLLCHDSPCSKGCPAGTDPGKFIRSLRFRNIKGAAETVRENNPLAGCCAQVCPYGKMCEQACSRTGIDKPIEIGKIQRFLVEEEKKQGMEFLEAAEPKKEKIACVGAGPASLSCARQLALEGYSVTVYEAQDKAGGVLTYGIIPTRLPQEVVDFDIQTIEKLGVEFKFNEAVDAAKLEELKKDYDAVFVGAGLWKSKMVDIPGKDLEGVVTAIDFLREAKTNTEQLVLGENVIVIGGGDVAMDCVTTAKQLGAKATIVYRRTVEEAPADIDEVNFVQSMGIPIIQEFAPAEIVGEEGHVTAMKFAGRDGESGLTMKTDQVVLAIGQAIGDDVAAITAGENVFTGGDMVNGGKTVVEAVAEGKEAAEQIADYFNK from the coding sequence ATGAGTAAAATTACAAAAAAAGAGTATGGGGAAGAAATGGAAAAGGGCTTTAATTTAAGAACTGCAATGGAAGAAGCATCCAGATGCCTTCTCTGCCATGATTCACCTTGCAGCAAAGGATGCCCGGCAGGAACCGATCCTGGAAAGTTCATCCGTTCCCTTCGTTTCCGTAATATAAAAGGAGCTGCAGAGACAGTTCGTGAAAACAACCCGCTGGCAGGCTGCTGTGCTCAAGTCTGTCCATATGGTAAGATGTGTGAGCAGGCGTGCAGCCGTACAGGAATTGACAAACCGATCGAGATCGGAAAGATCCAGCGTTTCCTCGTAGAAGAAGAGAAAAAACAGGGAATGGAGTTCTTAGAAGCTGCAGAGCCGAAGAAAGAAAAGATTGCATGTGTCGGTGCAGGTCCAGCGTCTTTATCATGCGCAAGACAGTTAGCTTTAGAAGGATATTCTGTGACGGTCTATGAAGCGCAAGATAAAGCGGGCGGTGTTCTTACATATGGAATCATCCCGACCAGACTTCCTCAGGAAGTGGTAGATTTTGATATCCAGACCATCGAAAAGCTTGGCGTTGAATTTAAGTTCAACGAAGCTGTTGATGCAGCAAAGCTTGAAGAGCTTAAAAAAGATTATGATGCGGTATTTGTTGGAGCTGGTCTCTGGAAATCAAAGATGGTTGATATACCTGGCAAAGACTTGGAAGGTGTGGTAACTGCCATTGACTTCTTAAGAGAAGCTAAAACAAATACAGAGCAGCTGGTTCTTGGAGAAAATGTCATCGTCATCGGCGGCGGGGATGTTGCCATGGACTGTGTAACTACTGCAAAACAGCTGGGGGCAAAGGCTACCATCGTTTACAGGAGAACCGTTGAAGAAGCACCTGCGGACATCGATGAAGTCAACTTCGTACAGAGCATGGGAATCCCAATCATTCAGGAATTCGCACCGGCAGAGATCGTCGGAGAAGAAGGACATGTGACCGCAATGAAATTTGCAGGACGCGACGGGGAATCCGGACTGACCATGAAAACTGACCAGGTTGTGCTGGCGATCGGCCAGGCAATCGGAGATGATGTGGCAGCCATAACAGCCGGTGAAAATGTCTTCACAGGCGGGGACATGGTAAACGGCGGAAAAACCGTAGTAGAAGCTGTTGCTGAAGGTAAAGAAGCTGCAGAACAGATCGCAGACTATTTTAACAAATAG
- a CDS encoding DUF1097 domain-containing protein: MSVIMANAIGTGIFCCIWQGVGSALGLATWIGFVGCTSYFSAGCGKTGFIKSMCSNYTGLLWGMLIILSGGINNTIIFGAVVTGFFSWLIVFQSHIDVLSLVPNTFMGGFSAFASGGDWKMLLICLLLGNILGVSCDYSGRFLFKKFGKE; the protein is encoded by the coding sequence ATGAGTGTAATTATGGCTAACGCCATCGGTACTGGGATTTTCTGCTGTATCTGGCAGGGAGTCGGTTCTGCCCTGGGGCTTGCCACATGGATCGGATTCGTCGGATGCACTTCGTACTTTTCCGCCGGCTGCGGGAAAACAGGGTTTATCAAATCGATGTGCAGCAACTACACAGGGCTGCTGTGGGGAATGCTGATCATTCTGTCCGGAGGCATCAACAACACAATCATCTTTGGAGCAGTCGTAACAGGATTCTTCTCCTGGCTGATCGTATTTCAATCTCACATTGATGTTTTGTCTCTGGTACCCAATACGTTTATGGGAGGTTTTTCTGCATTCGCCAGCGGCGGAGATTGGAAAATGCTCTTAATATGCCTTCTGTTAGGCAATATTCTTGGAGTGTCCTGTGACTATTCAGGCAGATTCCTTTTCAAGAAATTCGGAAAAGAATAA
- a CDS encoding ATP-binding cassette domain-containing protein has translation MQELITLNNITHQYQNETILQDLNLTVSEHQSIAFTGHNGCGKSTLLKIIAGLIRSTQGSIRYYRDPLFHYVPERFPKMNLTARQYLSRMGKLDSLDAGEVCRQIKKLSEDFFLSEMLDLPMKHLSKGTLQKVSVIQALMKRPDVLLLDEPLSGQDTDSQNVFIEKLNELRRQGTVLIMSCHEQYLMDSISDTVYKIDNTQLFRLDDKKSSGGRHYILWFERGIESRLPESCSGRMTICGDRYKMEVQENESNQLIACMIQEGWLLRGMEDADHQ, from the coding sequence GTGCAGGAACTGATCACGCTAAATAATATCACGCACCAGTATCAAAATGAGACCATTTTACAAGACTTAAACCTGACAGTCTCTGAACATCAGTCCATCGCTTTTACCGGACATAACGGCTGCGGAAAAAGTACGCTGTTAAAGATCATTGCCGGGTTGATCCGCTCTACACAGGGCAGTATCCGATATTATCGAGATCCTCTGTTTCATTATGTACCTGAGAGATTTCCAAAAATGAATCTCACCGCACGCCAGTATTTAAGCCGCATGGGAAAGCTGGACAGCCTCGATGCCGGAGAGGTCTGCAGACAGATCAAGAAATTAAGCGAAGATTTTTTTCTCTCCGAGATGCTGGATCTTCCCATGAAACACTTGTCAAAGGGGACTCTACAGAAAGTATCCGTGATTCAGGCTCTTATGAAAAGACCGGATGTGCTGCTCCTGGACGAGCCGCTGTCAGGCCAAGATACGGATTCTCAGAATGTATTTATAGAAAAGCTCAACGAACTGCGAAGACAGGGTACAGTACTTATCATGTCCTGCCATGAGCAGTATCTAATGGACAGTATTTCTGACACGGTATATAAAATAGATAACACGCAGTTGTTCCGTCTGGACGATAAGAAAAGTTCCGGCGGCAGACATTATATCTTATGGTTTGAGAGGGGCATAGAAAGCAGGCTGCCCGAAAGTTGTTCCGGCCGGATGACCATCTGCGGTGACAGGTATAAGATGGAAGTTCAGGAGAATGAAAGCAACCAGCTGATTGCCTGTATGATACAGGAAGGATGGTTATTGAGGGGGATGGAAGATGCAGATCATCAGTGA
- a CDS encoding Pr6Pr family membrane protein, with the protein MMRKRLQLTLTSVLSILFLTTALYSYRGRLDHLYELTFLSNFLSGLFLLGTAAALCCKRKVPEILFLDVTMLLVLVLFVCTAFTGEFDFQGTFLFLHLLNPLFMAVYFFVFCDMNEILKGKSVLSILIMPAAYLVFAGFFGRVTGNYIYFFLDVEKRGYVYCIMFVLILTVIFLLLGYGLFHINKLFFRVREK; encoded by the coding sequence TTCAGCTAACTCTGACGTCAGTACTGTCAATTTTGTTTCTTACTACTGCTTTGTATAGTTATCGTGGAAGATTAGATCATCTATATGAACTGACATTCCTAAGTAATTTTTTGTCGGGACTTTTTCTTTTAGGGACTGCCGCCGCCCTGTGCTGTAAAAGAAAAGTCCCGGAAATTTTATTTTTAGATGTCACGATGCTCTTAGTTCTGGTCCTTTTTGTGTGTACAGCTTTTACCGGTGAATTTGATTTTCAGGGCACATTTCTATTTCTACATCTGCTCAATCCGCTATTCATGGCAGTTTATTTTTTTGTGTTTTGTGATATGAATGAGATTCTAAAAGGTAAAAGTGTATTGAGCATTCTCATCATGCCTGCCGCGTATCTAGTGTTTGCGGGCTTCTTTGGACGGGTTACCGGAAATTATATTTATTTTTTTCTGGATGTAGAAAAACGCGGATATGTGTACTGTATAATGTTTGTTCTCATTCTTACTGTCATTTTTCTCCTGCTTGGGTATGGACTGTTTCATATAAATAAACTTTTTTTCAGGGTAAGAGAAAAATAG